One genomic segment of Pandoraea sputorum includes these proteins:
- a CDS encoding helix-turn-helix domain-containing protein produces MPEHHQRLMALRHVASQISNDEDIEALFRDLVRCAVQQGGWDLGSVMSIDLAHGYGLVITRYETSMLPQHVEDRWELATSPSLIALQTNEPVYIRDALESTQFPGYRREAHERGYRTVLVLPMASRDTQGHPMVLTVASRKVRDVGDDDLTFMSTVVHLGAIAVERAHRQRAQVMAHERLQRTLEAQRTLLGDVLAGGSLEQLTSSLGELLGRPVLVIDFLVNQWHASASPVPSQMDDAAWARWLSGAQGRELGGTVRDALQRYRQSRLDVPLGRQSGQPTVSAAIEPLSVDDDLVGALLTFGDEAPGDLQQLLLESARFALSVQLMRSVVRFRFETRTLTELFFEIVERRWRDEDDALGRARRLGVALDAPLRMMVVDYPDQLGQAEVGRAAGHLSLESHSTVELLARQLNVSLHVVTVGGGLVCLVPQDSASDDAALTRFARRMSEALARSLGREPIVVMSDVCDGLEPLAREWERCWRMIRVARKFGRSGPLDMPGLGPLPMLMGAADSSDVHGFVDGTIGKLVEHDKQSGSPYLETLAAYLRSGCRSQPCADAMGLHVTTLRYRLTRIQELFGIDVETPERRFAVELAIHLHTLTRGASPMASVASKDSAAAPRAGARVARHP; encoded by the coding sequence ATGCCGGAACACCACCAGCGGCTCATGGCGTTGCGCCATGTCGCCAGTCAGATCAGCAACGACGAAGACATCGAGGCACTGTTTCGCGACCTCGTGCGTTGCGCGGTGCAACAAGGCGGTTGGGATCTCGGCTCGGTCATGAGCATCGATCTCGCCCACGGCTACGGGCTCGTGATTACACGCTACGAGACGAGCATGCTGCCGCAGCACGTCGAAGACCGCTGGGAGCTTGCGACCAGTCCGTCGCTCATCGCGTTGCAGACGAACGAGCCGGTCTACATTCGCGACGCGCTCGAGAGCACGCAATTCCCCGGTTATCGGCGTGAGGCGCACGAGCGCGGCTATCGCACGGTGCTTGTGCTGCCCATGGCATCGCGCGATACGCAGGGGCACCCGATGGTGCTGACCGTTGCCTCGCGCAAAGTGCGCGACGTCGGCGACGACGATCTGACGTTCATGTCGACGGTCGTGCATCTGGGGGCAATCGCCGTCGAACGGGCGCACCGTCAGCGCGCGCAGGTCATGGCGCACGAGCGGCTGCAACGCACGCTCGAAGCGCAACGCACGCTCCTTGGCGACGTGCTCGCCGGCGGCTCGCTCGAGCAGTTGACGTCATCGCTGGGCGAGTTGCTCGGTCGGCCCGTACTCGTTATCGATTTCCTCGTGAATCAGTGGCACGCCTCGGCCTCGCCGGTACCGTCGCAAATGGACGATGCCGCCTGGGCACGATGGCTTTCCGGCGCGCAGGGACGAGAACTCGGCGGCACCGTGCGCGATGCCCTCCAGCGCTACCGACAGTCGCGTCTCGACGTGCCGCTCGGGCGGCAGTCGGGTCAACCCACCGTCAGTGCGGCCATCGAGCCCCTGAGCGTCGACGACGATCTCGTCGGCGCACTGCTCACCTTCGGTGACGAAGCACCGGGCGACCTTCAGCAATTGCTGTTGGAAAGCGCACGCTTTGCATTGAGTGTCCAATTGATGCGCAGCGTCGTGCGGTTCCGTTTCGAGACGCGCACGCTGACCGAATTATTCTTCGAAATCGTCGAGCGCCGCTGGCGCGACGAGGACGATGCGCTGGGCCGCGCTCGCCGTCTCGGCGTGGCGCTGGATGCACCGCTGCGCATGATGGTCGTCGACTATCCGGATCAACTCGGGCAAGCCGAGGTGGGGCGGGCAGCAGGTCATTTGTCGCTGGAAAGCCACAGCACGGTGGAGTTGCTGGCGCGTCAGTTGAATGTATCCCTGCATGTCGTGACGGTGGGGGGCGGGCTGGTGTGTCTGGTGCCGCAGGACAGCGCGTCGGACGATGCGGCGCTCACGCGTTTCGCCCGACGCATGAGCGAGGCATTGGCGCGCTCGCTGGGGCGTGAGCCCATCGTGGTGATGAGCGACGTGTGCGACGGGCTTGAACCGTTGGCGCGCGAGTGGGAGCGTTGCTGGCGCATGATTCGCGTGGCGCGCAAATTTGGCCGCAGCGGGCCGCTCGATATGCCGGGGCTGGGACCGTTGCCCATGCTCATGGGCGCGGCGGATTCGTCCGACGTTCATGGCTTCGTCGATGGCACCATCGGCAAGCTGGTGGAACACGACAAGCAGTCCGGATCCCCCTATCTGGAGACGCTGGCCGCTTATCTGCGCTCCGGCTGCCGCAGTCAGCCTTGCGCCGACGCGATGGGGCTGCACGTGACGACACTGCGTTATCGGCTCACACGCATTCAGGAACTCTTCGGCATCGACGTCGAAACACCCGAGCGGCGATTTGCGGTGGAGCTTGCGATTCACTTGCATACGCTCACACGGGGGGCGTCACCGATGGCGTCCGTGGCATCGAAGGATTCGGCGGCTGCCCCGCGCGCTGGCGCTCGCGTGGCACGGCATCCATGA
- a CDS encoding LLM class flavin-dependent oxidoreductase has product MKFSVSLSMERFSPQDTMSDAVRNMLHLARIADEGGFETLWTAEHHTIECTISPNPFITLTWLSQHTEQIRLGTATIVAPYWSPIRLAGEAAMCDHLTGGRLEFGIARGAYQYEFDRMAGGIPQQEGVAYMKELVPAVKKLWEGDYAHEGHYWKFPLATSVPKPLQQPHPPIWVATRDPGSFDWAVGVGANILSTPLAAPVSEVAVLGEKFRKAVADHPERPRPRFMMLRRTCVYDRPQDWEVAVRHSVDFGRTFENLMQNIGSVTNGFPEAVPYEAVVGRANYDPASIRENLMFGTPDEIVRKLEVYEAQGVDQFCLGLSFNLPFELQVKTLRLFIDEVMPHFAAREARRAQEAQEAQASQTAQATHSHAAERPAALASAGR; this is encoded by the coding sequence ATGAAATTCTCCGTTTCGCTCAGCATGGAGCGCTTTTCGCCGCAGGACACGATGAGCGATGCCGTGCGCAACATGCTGCACCTCGCGCGCATCGCCGACGAAGGCGGCTTCGAGACGCTGTGGACTGCCGAGCACCACACTATCGAATGCACCATCTCGCCGAATCCGTTCATCACGCTGACGTGGCTGTCGCAGCATACCGAGCAGATTCGTCTGGGCACGGCCACCATCGTTGCGCCGTACTGGTCGCCGATCCGCCTCGCGGGCGAAGCGGCGATGTGCGACCACCTGACTGGCGGGCGCCTAGAATTCGGTATCGCCCGCGGGGCGTATCAGTACGAGTTCGATCGCATGGCCGGCGGCATTCCGCAGCAAGAGGGCGTGGCGTATATGAAGGAGCTGGTGCCTGCGGTGAAGAAGCTGTGGGAGGGCGATTACGCGCATGAGGGGCACTACTGGAAATTCCCGCTCGCGACCTCGGTGCCGAAGCCGCTGCAACAACCGCATCCGCCGATCTGGGTCGCGACACGTGACCCGGGCAGCTTCGACTGGGCCGTGGGGGTGGGCGCCAACATTCTGTCGACGCCGCTCGCGGCGCCCGTGTCCGAGGTGGCCGTGCTCGGGGAGAAATTCCGCAAGGCAGTGGCCGATCATCCGGAGCGTCCACGTCCGCGCTTCATGATGCTGCGCCGCACGTGCGTGTACGACCGTCCGCAGGACTGGGAAGTCGCGGTGCGTCACAGCGTGGACTTCGGCCGCACGTTCGAGAACCTGATGCAGAACATCGGCTCGGTGACCAACGGATTCCCGGAGGCGGTGCCATATGAGGCCGTTGTCGGACGTGCGAACTACGATCCGGCGTCGATCCGCGAAAACCTGATGTTCGGCACGCCCGACGAGATCGTGCGCAAGCTCGAAGTCTACGAAGCGCAGGGCGTCGACCAGTTCTGTCTCGGCCTGTCGTTCAACCTGCCGTTCGAGCTGCAAGTGAAGACGCTGCGCCTGTTCATCGATGAGGTGATGCCGCACTTTGCAGCGCGCGAAGCGCGCCGCGCTCAGGAGGCTCAGGAAGCGCAGGCGTCGCAGACCGCGCAGGCAACGCATTCGCACGCCGCCGAGCGTCCGGCGGCGTTGGCCTCGGCAGGCCGCTGA
- a CDS encoding 2-hydroxyacid dehydrogenase, with the protein MPPVIAFLSRMSADYQRPYLHALRAALPGDIVAPLAELSSRQREQVSVAIVANPDPADISCLPGLLWIQSLWAGVESLVSTLPAGSPPIMRLIDPEMSRTMAEAVLAWTYYLQRDMPRYAKQQARHEWRQQAYRKPSQTSVGLLGLGELGQAAAARLRDAGFTVRGWSRSPKALDGIETLAGDDGLEAMLAASDIVVSLIPLTAQTRGMLDGRRLNLMKPGAALINFSRGPVVVTDALIAALDRGHLSHAVLDVFDAEPLPVTSTLWDHPSITVLPHISAPTDHETAAAVIAANLRNFRATGRIPGNVDLARGY; encoded by the coding sequence ATGCCGCCCGTCATTGCCTTCCTTAGCCGGATGTCCGCCGACTATCAGCGTCCCTATCTGCACGCCTTGCGTGCGGCACTGCCGGGCGACATCGTCGCGCCGCTCGCCGAGCTTTCGAGCCGCCAGCGCGAACAGGTGTCGGTTGCCATCGTCGCGAATCCGGACCCGGCCGACATCTCCTGTCTTCCCGGCCTTCTGTGGATCCAGAGTCTCTGGGCCGGAGTCGAATCGCTCGTCAGCACGCTACCGGCAGGCAGCCCGCCGATCATGCGGCTGATCGATCCGGAAATGTCTCGCACGATGGCCGAGGCCGTGCTTGCCTGGACCTACTACCTGCAACGCGACATGCCGCGTTACGCGAAGCAGCAGGCACGGCACGAATGGCGGCAGCAAGCGTATCGCAAGCCTTCGCAAACAAGCGTCGGCTTACTCGGGCTCGGCGAACTCGGTCAGGCGGCTGCCGCAAGGCTGCGCGATGCCGGGTTTACCGTTCGAGGCTGGAGTCGCTCGCCCAAGGCGCTCGACGGCATCGAAACCCTTGCCGGAGACGACGGACTCGAGGCGATGCTCGCCGCAAGCGACATCGTCGTGAGCCTGATTCCGCTGACGGCCCAGACGCGTGGCATGCTCGACGGCCGGCGTCTGAATCTGATGAAGCCGGGGGCCGCGCTCATCAACTTCTCGCGAGGTCCTGTCGTCGTGACCGACGCCCTGATCGCGGCGCTCGACCGGGGGCATCTCTCGCATGCCGTGCTCGATGTCTTCGACGCGGAGCCGCTGCCGGTGACGTCGACGCTATGGGACCACCCGTCGATCACCGTGTTGCCGCACATCTCCGCGCCGACCGATCACGAAACGGCGGCGGCCGTCATTGCCGCCAATCTGCGGAATTTCCGCGCGACGGGGCGCATTCCCGGCAACGTCGATCTGGCGCGGGGGTATTGA
- a CDS encoding flavin reductase gives MQAVAKQRQTADAAGATAPLNPGAQSTQSASAISAIDPVALRRALGTFVTGVTVVTTRDDEGRPRGMTANSFTSVSLDPPLLLVCVGKGAASYPVFQGTEHFAVNLLHDGQTDVSNLFASKSAEKFAAVGHDVVHTGAPVLTDCLTWFDCTVHDRVDAGDHAILIGRIQAFGTSPAAPLGFCRGRYAHVKDPLPPGWLSSHDMIVGYLIDADGSLLLAQDGKGGWVLPSAPRRLTNGRLPLAGGGELALVPHDTFLYSVFDTAESDPGYLMYRARLAQPLSQAELPPQFRFFPFDQLPFDDIASREIRSMVRRYVRETAGGHFGIYMDSHDGGRIAMVSDAQPWTQLSQV, from the coding sequence ATGCAAGCTGTCGCCAAGCAGCGCCAGACGGCAGACGCCGCCGGCGCTACCGCTCCACTCAACCCGGGCGCTCAGTCCACACAATCCGCGAGCGCGATTTCCGCGATCGATCCGGTCGCGCTGCGCCGCGCACTTGGCACGTTCGTGACCGGCGTCACCGTCGTCACGACGCGCGACGACGAGGGCCGCCCGCGTGGCATGACGGCGAATTCCTTCACGTCCGTCTCTCTCGATCCGCCGTTGTTGCTGGTGTGTGTCGGCAAAGGCGCGGCGAGCTACCCGGTGTTTCAGGGCACGGAGCACTTCGCGGTCAATCTGCTGCATGACGGGCAGACCGACGTGTCGAACCTGTTCGCATCGAAGTCGGCGGAAAAGTTTGCCGCCGTGGGGCACGACGTGGTTCACACCGGCGCCCCCGTGCTTACCGATTGCCTGACGTGGTTCGACTGCACCGTGCATGACCGGGTCGATGCGGGCGATCACGCGATCCTGATCGGCCGGATTCAGGCGTTCGGCACGAGTCCGGCGGCACCGCTCGGCTTCTGCCGTGGTCGTTATGCGCATGTGAAGGACCCGCTGCCACCGGGCTGGCTTTCGTCACACGACATGATCGTCGGCTATCTGATCGATGCCGACGGCAGCCTGCTCCTCGCGCAGGACGGCAAGGGCGGCTGGGTGCTGCCCAGCGCACCACGGCGCCTGACCAACGGGCGTCTGCCGCTGGCCGGCGGAGGCGAACTGGCGCTGGTGCCGCACGACACCTTCCTCTACTCGGTGTTCGACACCGCCGAGAGCGATCCCGGTTACCTGATGTACCGGGCACGTCTCGCGCAGCCGCTCTCGCAGGCCGAGTTGCCGCCGCAGTTCCGATTCTTCCCGTTCGACCAATTGCCCTTCGACGACATCGCTTCGCGCGAGATTCGCTCGATGGTGCGCCGGTACGTGCGCGAGACCGCAGGCGGCCACTTCGGCATCTACATGGATTCACACGACGGCGGGCGCATCGCGATGGTGAGCGACGCGCAGCCGTGGACCCAACTCTCCCAAGTCTGA
- a CDS encoding aldehyde dehydrogenase, translating into MHTTIQTLEGSRQQLFIDGQFTAPHSAEYVPSYDPTTGRQWYEFAQADAVDVDRAVRSAQAALVNPAWRRMTQTERGKLVRKLGELVLANADALAAIECRDNGKLLKEMRAQMRAIPDSYLYFAGMADKLQGDTIPVNKLDTLNFNTREPIGVVGMIIPWNSPLMMLTGTLAPCLAIGNTIVVKPSEHATASTLALAELVIEAGIPPGVVNVVTGDGVTTGDALTRHPGIAKYVFTGSTVTGRKIAGNAAQNLVPCQMELGGKSPHVVFGDVDIERAVNGVVSGVFAAAGQTCVAGSRCFVEASVYDRFVEALVERTRRVRVGHPTHEDTDIGPLALASQLDKVETYVASGVQEGARVAAGGQRPARDDLAGGWYYEPTVMTQARNEMRFMQEEIFGPVVGVMPFSDETELISLANATEYGLAAGIWTRDIDRALRFARDVEAGTVWINTYRSAAYMSANGGTKHSGYGRRGGFEVMREFSRLKNVVIDYSGAMQDPFVIRLR; encoded by the coding sequence ATGCATACGACGATTCAAACGCTGGAGGGCTCTCGCCAGCAGTTGTTCATTGACGGGCAGTTCACCGCGCCGCATAGCGCCGAGTACGTGCCGAGCTATGACCCGACGACCGGCCGCCAATGGTACGAATTCGCGCAGGCCGACGCCGTCGATGTGGACCGCGCCGTGCGCTCCGCTCAGGCCGCGCTCGTCAATCCCGCATGGCGTCGCATGACGCAGACCGAGCGCGGCAAGCTGGTGCGCAAGCTCGGCGAACTGGTGCTGGCCAACGCCGATGCGCTCGCCGCCATCGAATGTCGCGACAACGGCAAGCTGCTCAAGGAAATGCGTGCACAGATGCGCGCAATTCCCGACTCGTATCTGTATTTCGCGGGCATGGCCGACAAGCTGCAAGGCGACACCATTCCCGTCAACAAACTCGATACGTTGAATTTCAACACGCGTGAGCCGATCGGCGTGGTGGGCATGATCATCCCGTGGAATTCGCCGCTGATGATGCTGACCGGCACGCTCGCCCCTTGTCTGGCCATCGGCAACACCATCGTGGTCAAGCCCTCCGAACACGCGACGGCGTCCACGCTCGCACTCGCGGAACTGGTGATCGAAGCCGGGATTCCGCCGGGCGTGGTGAATGTCGTGACGGGCGATGGTGTGACCACCGGCGATGCGCTGACGCGTCACCCGGGCATCGCGAAATACGTCTTCACAGGCAGCACGGTGACTGGCCGCAAGATCGCAGGCAATGCCGCGCAAAACCTCGTGCCGTGCCAGATGGAGCTCGGCGGCAAGTCGCCGCACGTGGTGTTCGGCGACGTGGATATCGAGCGCGCCGTCAACGGTGTGGTGTCCGGCGTGTTCGCTGCGGCAGGCCAGACGTGTGTGGCCGGCTCGCGCTGCTTCGTCGAGGCGTCGGTGTACGACCGCTTCGTCGAGGCGCTGGTCGAGCGCACGCGCCGTGTGCGCGTGGGGCATCCGACGCATGAAGACACGGACATCGGCCCGCTGGCGTTGGCATCGCAACTCGACAAGGTGGAGACATACGTCGCCTCCGGCGTGCAGGAAGGCGCACGCGTGGCGGCGGGCGGTCAGCGTCCCGCACGTGACGACCTCGCAGGCGGCTGGTACTACGAGCCGACCGTCATGACGCAGGCGCGCAACGAAATGCGCTTCATGCAGGAAGAGATCTTCGGCCCGGTCGTCGGTGTGATGCCGTTCTCGGACGAGACCGAACTGATCTCGCTCGCCAACGCCACGGAATACGGCCTGGCGGCGGGTATCTGGACTCGCGACATCGACCGTGCGCTGCGCTTCGCGCGCGATGTGGAAGCAGGCACCGTCTGGATCAACACCTATCGCTCGGCCGCCTATATGTCGGCCAACGGCGGCACCAAACACAGCGGCTACGGACGTCGTGGCGGCTTCGAAGTGATGCGCGAGTTCTCGCGCCTGAAGAACGTCGTGATCGATTACTCCGGGGCGATGCAAGACCCGTTCGTGATCCGTCTGCGCTGA
- the doeB gene encoding N(2)-acetyl-L-2,4-diaminobutanoate deacetylase DoeB, whose protein sequence is MHRDHDAHAQPPRVYPTVDFHREGVQHGFLKVPHSTDASAWGAVMIPITVIRRGDGPVALFTGGNHGDEYEGPIALSRLANALKAPDVNGTVIVVPFMNAPALLAGKRTSPLDGGNLNRAFPGRADGTVTERIADYFSRCLLPLADIVVDIHSGGRTLDFLPFAAIHELADVAQQARAEAAMQAFGAPYSLRMRDTDPHGLYDTAAEAQGKVFVTTELGGGGTASAQSVAIAHRGVYGVLVQAGIVAADVARRDGAVMAPDTPVVQLSMPDDDCYVTCEHGGLLEMRHDLGAMVRRGDVVAHIHDVTRTGTAPVEYRAARDGMLIGRHFPGRVGMGDMLCVLADVQV, encoded by the coding sequence GTGCACCGCGATCACGATGCGCACGCGCAGCCGCCGCGCGTTTATCCCACCGTCGACTTCCATCGGGAAGGCGTTCAGCATGGCTTCCTGAAGGTGCCTCACTCGACCGATGCCAGTGCCTGGGGGGCCGTCATGATTCCGATCACCGTGATCCGTCGCGGCGACGGCCCGGTCGCCTTATTCACCGGCGGGAATCATGGCGACGAATACGAAGGCCCGATTGCCTTGTCACGACTGGCGAACGCGTTAAAGGCGCCTGACGTGAACGGCACCGTCATCGTCGTGCCGTTCATGAATGCGCCCGCCCTGCTTGCGGGAAAGCGCACGTCGCCGCTCGACGGCGGCAATCTCAATCGTGCGTTCCCGGGGCGCGCCGACGGTACCGTCACCGAACGCATCGCCGATTATTTCTCGCGCTGCCTGCTACCGTTGGCGGACATCGTGGTCGATATTCATTCTGGCGGCCGCACGCTCGATTTCCTGCCGTTCGCGGCGATCCACGAATTGGCCGATGTGGCGCAACAGGCACGTGCCGAAGCCGCAATGCAGGCGTTCGGCGCCCCGTACTCGCTGCGCATGCGCGACACCGATCCGCATGGGCTCTATGACACGGCCGCCGAAGCACAGGGCAAAGTGTTCGTGACGACAGAGCTCGGCGGCGGTGGGACGGCCAGCGCGCAGAGCGTCGCGATTGCGCATCGCGGCGTGTACGGCGTGCTGGTGCAGGCGGGTATCGTGGCTGCCGATGTCGCAAGGCGAGACGGCGCTGTCATGGCCCCCGACACGCCGGTCGTCCAGCTCTCCATGCCGGACGACGACTGCTATGTGACGTGCGAGCATGGCGGCTTGCTGGAGATGCGTCACGATCTCGGTGCAATGGTGCGGCGCGGCGACGTCGTCGCACACATTCACGACGTGACACGCACAGGCACCGCCCCGGTCGAATACCGCGCGGCGCGCGATGGTATGCTGATCGGCCGACATTTCCCGGGTCGCGTCGGCATGGGCGACATGCTTTGTGTCCTGGCCGACGTGCAGGTCTGA
- a CDS encoding alpha/beta fold hydrolase, with product MTQPPERPERPECAERSESSEAPEAPREQTLQVGDVTLAYRLLGRGSRALVCIHGVGSYQEAWDDVAAALADDFRILTFDLRGHGRSSRVKGRYEIDDFVTDVLALADHVGFTTFDLAGFSLGGLIAQRLALLHPSRLRRLVLLATVSGRTREERERVLARLAALQSGERGAHYDASLSRWLTEDFQAKHPARIAYLRERNAQNDPDCYASAYRVLAETDFGGFIDQIRMPTLIVTGEDDQGSNPRMARFMHECIVGSQLAILPGMRHSILVEASGQVADLMRNFLAGDGENAGASEGAGSGA from the coding sequence ATGACTCAACCTCCCGAACGTCCCGAACGTCCGGAATGTGCTGAGCGTTCCGAATCGTCTGAAGCGCCAGAGGCACCGCGTGAGCAGACGTTACAAGTGGGCGACGTCACGCTCGCCTACCGTCTGCTCGGGCGTGGCTCTCGTGCGCTCGTTTGCATTCACGGCGTGGGCTCGTATCAGGAAGCGTGGGACGACGTGGCTGCTGCACTGGCCGACGATTTCCGCATCCTGACCTTCGACCTGCGCGGCCACGGCCGCTCGTCGCGGGTGAAGGGGCGATATGAGATCGACGACTTCGTGACCGACGTGCTGGCGCTGGCCGATCACGTGGGCTTCACCACGTTCGATCTGGCAGGCTTCTCGCTGGGCGGGCTGATTGCCCAGCGGCTTGCGCTGCTGCATCCGTCGCGGCTGCGCCGTCTGGTGTTGCTCGCGACGGTGTCGGGGCGCACCCGCGAGGAGCGTGAGCGTGTGCTGGCACGTCTTGCCGCGCTGCAAAGCGGTGAGCGCGGCGCGCATTACGACGCATCGCTCTCACGCTGGCTGACCGAGGATTTCCAGGCGAAGCACCCGGCGCGGATCGCCTACTTGCGAGAGCGCAACGCCCAGAACGACCCGGATTGCTACGCGTCGGCGTATCGCGTGCTGGCGGAGACGGATTTCGGCGGGTTCATCGATCAGATTCGCATGCCGACGCTCATCGTCACAGGCGAAGACGATCAGGGCTCGAACCCGCGCATGGCCCGATTCATGCATGAGTGCATCGTCGGCTCGCAGCTAGCCATCCTGCCGGGCATGCGGCACTCGATTCTGGTCGAGGCGTCGGGGCAGGTGGCGGATCTGATGCGGAATTTCCTCGCCGGTGACGGCGAGAACGCGGGCGCCAGCGAAGGAGCAGGGAGCGGAGCATGA
- a CDS encoding NIPSNAP family protein yields MIVEERIYRIRNGCMSQYLNLVRTEGLAIQQPILGHLVGYFTTDIGPLSQVTHLWAYPSLDERARRRASLAQDKRWQAFIPRLSELIEQAENRILIPTDFSPLTAFAPQAPQATAVKESWEKSRD; encoded by the coding sequence ATGATTGTCGAAGAGCGCATTTACCGTATCCGGAACGGCTGCATGAGTCAGTACCTGAATCTCGTGCGTACTGAGGGATTGGCCATCCAGCAGCCCATTCTGGGGCATCTCGTCGGGTACTTCACGACCGATATCGGGCCGTTGAGTCAGGTGACGCATCTCTGGGCGTATCCCAGTCTGGACGAGCGGGCACGCCGGCGCGCGTCTCTCGCGCAGGACAAGCGTTGGCAGGCGTTCATTCCGCGTCTGTCCGAATTGATCGAGCAGGCAGAGAACCGCATTCTGATACCGACCGATTTTTCCCCGCTCACGGCGTTCGCGCCGCAGGCGCCCCAGGCAACTGCTGTAAAGGAATCATGGGAGAAAAGCCGTGACTGA
- a CDS encoding amino acid synthesis family protein: MKQELRKIATFVETTYREGGKAAAEPVTTVVVAAVIRNPWAGLGFVENLRPEILRLAPELGALMTQRLVDVMPGDRVQAYGKAAVVGTNGEIEHASAIIHTLRFGNLFRSAVSGTAFLPFTNTRVGPGALVSVPMIHKSETGKRSHFITATFQMTDAPAADEILLAIGAADGGRVHPRIADRFQDMEEMANDAAATA, from the coding sequence GTGAAACAAGAGCTGCGCAAGATCGCCACCTTTGTCGAGACGACCTACCGTGAAGGCGGCAAGGCGGCCGCCGAACCCGTCACGACCGTCGTCGTCGCCGCCGTGATTCGCAATCCGTGGGCAGGTCTGGGCTTCGTAGAGAACCTGCGTCCCGAGATCCTTCGTCTGGCGCCCGAACTTGGCGCACTCATGACGCAGCGCCTCGTCGACGTGATGCCCGGCGATCGTGTCCAGGCTTACGGCAAGGCCGCCGTCGTCGGCACCAACGGCGAGATCGAACACGCCTCCGCCATCATCCACACGCTGCGCTTCGGCAACCTGTTCCGCAGCGCAGTGAGCGGCACGGCATTCCTGCCCTTCACCAACACGCGCGTCGGCCCCGGCGCGCTGGTGTCCGTGCCGATGATCCACAAGTCGGAAACGGGCAAACGCTCGCACTTCATCACCGCCACGTTTCAGATGACGGACGCACCGGCCGCCGACGAAATTCTGCTGGCCATCGGTGCGGCAGACGGCGGTCGTGTACACCCGCGTATCGCCGACCGCTTCCAGGACATGGAAGAGATGGCGAACGACGCAGCCGCCACCGCCTGA
- a CDS encoding quaternary amine ABC transporter ATP-binding protein, protein MTDRLRIENLYKVFADKPARALAMLRDGKRKSDVLEALGQVVGLDDVSLTVPSGAIYMIMGLSGSGKSTLARCINRLNEPSDGRILLDGEDICALDERGLREVRRNRISMVFQHFALLPNRRVIENVEFGLKLRGMPTAERRRRAEEVLSVVGLARWAYHMPHELSGGMRQRVGLARALATEADVLIMDEAFSALDPLIRTEMQDELLRLQHTLNKTILFITHDFQEALKLGTRIAIMADGRLVREGTPQQIVLEPGSDYVAAFTRDVDRARLFDARSVMKPLDAARDPNQRIVCVPSDMRLVDVAARVRFDEPVGVTDDDGTLIGVLDMNQLLARIGTAAGAGDHHA, encoded by the coding sequence GTGACTGACCGACTGAGAATCGAAAACCTGTACAAGGTCTTCGCCGACAAGCCGGCGCGTGCGCTGGCCATGTTGCGCGATGGCAAACGCAAGTCCGACGTGCTCGAAGCGCTGGGCCAGGTCGTGGGCCTTGACGACGTGTCGCTGACCGTTCCCTCCGGCGCGATCTACATGATCATGGGGCTTTCGGGCTCGGGGAAATCGACGCTTGCGCGCTGCATCAACCGGCTCAACGAGCCGTCCGATGGCAGGATTCTGCTCGACGGTGAAGACATCTGCGCACTCGACGAACGCGGATTGCGCGAGGTGCGCCGCAATCGCATCTCGATGGTGTTCCAGCATTTCGCGTTGCTGCCGAATCGTCGTGTGATCGAAAACGTCGAGTTTGGCCTCAAGCTGCGCGGCATGCCGACGGCCGAGCGTCGTCGCCGGGCCGAGGAAGTGCTGAGCGTGGTTGGGCTGGCGCGTTGGGCATATCACATGCCGCACGAACTGAGCGGCGGCATGCGTCAGCGCGTGGGCCTCGCCCGCGCGCTTGCGACCGAAGCCGACGTGCTGATCATGGACGAGGCATTCAGCGCGCTCGATCCGCTGATTCGCACCGAGATGCAGGACGAATTGCTGCGACTCCAGCACACGCTCAACAAGACCATTCTTTTCATCACCCACGACTTTCAGGAAGCGCTCAAGCTCGGCACGCGCATCGCGATCATGGCCGACGGCCGCCTCGTACGCGAAGGCACACCGCAGCAGATCGTGCTGGAGCCGGGGAGTGACTACGTGGCGGCGTTCACACGCGACGTCGACCGCGCGCGGCTGTTCGATGCCCGCTCGGTCATGAAGCCGCTCGATGCTGCGCGCGACCCCAATCAGCGAATCGTTTGCGTGCCATCGGACATGCGTCTGGTGGACGTCGCCGCACGCGTGCGGTTTGACGAGCCGGTAGGCGTTACCGATGACGACGGCACGTTGATCGGCGTTCTGGATATGAATCAGCTACTTGCCCGGATCGGCACCGCTGCGGGCGCAGGAGACCACCATGCTTAA